catcatatttccatacaaaatttgaattcaaatatataattgataatgcatataactataataaatagatactattcacttatcaaataaattgataaaacatataaatacaataatttgatagtattcacatagcaaataaattgataacgcatataactacaatcaggtgctacaactaaaaataattatcatatgtataaactaaattaagtgataacttcttctaaaaaccaattgctaagttatggagaaaaataactaaccttttttgaaagaaaaaaacaaaaattcgtctctcctcccctcactcagctgccatgaacagtgagttcacggcagctaggagggggaaggggttggggtatttataggcgtgggcCAAAGGCACTGGTTGttgctcaacaaccggtgccaaacactAGGTATAAGCACCAGTTGAAGTTATCAACCGGTGACTTTGtggtgggcacgtggcggcaccggatcATGACAAAACCCGGTGCTATTGTCCgctctttaggcaccggttggtggcaccaaccggtgcctatattgggattttggtaccgggtgatgctttAATCAGGTACCAAACTCTTTATCTTTGAgcgccgctggccaaaggtaccagctgcatCAGTACCGGACttttggcccgttttctagtagtgcaaaggtaggatttttttttctttaaaaacaGCTTCGTCTCTTCTGTATGCAAATCAATGCTTGGAACTAGTTTGTCCTTAACCAAGCATTGTTTTTTCAACACTATAGATTCTCTTAGCCACGGGCAAAAAACCAGACTCGTGCAACCTATACTACCTATACAATCCATGAATAATGATAGAAGTACATCAACGGCAATGGCGTGCAAGGAGGAGGTAGCTTGGGGTTCTGTTTCGTGTCGGTTTCAGCCATGCAATGCCATTGGAGTTCGCAGCATCTCCAAGATTTTATTCCAAGACACAGCTGTTTCGTGCTAGGGGCTAGAGGTACAGTACCTTCTATAAATTCGGTGAGCACACTCTTGTCTTCTCACAATGCAAGTCCGCCGCGTACACGGATCGGACTTCATCCTATTCCAAGACACAGCTGTTTCGTGCTAGGGGCTAGAGGTACAGTACCTTCTATAAATTCGGTGAGCACACTCTTGTCTTCTCACAATGCAAGTCCGCCGCGTACACGGATCGGACTTCATCCTCTGAGGTCGAGGGTTGTGCATGCTTTGGCTCTCGATCTTCCAGCTGTCAGCTCTGCAACTCGATCCCATGGCGCGCCTTCTCGTCCTTGCCATCGCCGCCCTGGCAGTACTCACGGTGCGGCTACTACAGggacatttgtcccggttccattTTTGACTGACACATGGCTTTCTTGCCAACTCATCTAAGTAGTATatgtgactcagtaaagaataactttcttttgaactatcatATGGAGGGGctttttgtccgggttggtaacaccaaccgggacaaaagggtcctttagtccgggttggtgccaacaaaagggtcaccctttagTCCGGATTGGTGTTactaaccgggacaaaagggttggACCTTTTATTCCggatggagccaccaaccgggacaaaagacctctGTCCCCCTGCTGGcctggctagccgttggacccgggacaaaagctcagttggacccgggacaaaagccacatttTGTCCCGAGCCCAAAATCAGTCGGAACAAATGGCTTGAAACAAAGACATGTTCTGTACTAGGGATCGTGGGCGGTGGAAAAGGTCAGCCCAAATGCGAACTGGACGGAAATGTGAGTCCAGTCACTGCGATTACTAGCGATTCATGCTTGATGCCGACGAGTTGCAGGTTTGCAGCTTAGATTTCCTGGAACCACAAGAATCCTCTTATAATGGGATTCCATGTGCCTCCATGGGCCTCCGGCGACGACTGTGGTTATAAACTTATAAATCTTTAAATCCGGGAAAAAACATTGAGATTGGTAATTGCAAAGCCCTCTCTCCCAGTAAAAAGGGGGATGCCGGATGCATGTGCAGGTAGCAGAATGCCTTTCAGAGCTGGAGGTCTGAGTACACCACAGTCCACAGGTTTGGTAGGTGCACGCAGAGCATTGGGACTTGGAACTTGGAAGCAATGCATACCCGGGCAGGCCACCGGCGGTGCCGATGGCCAGGCGCACCTCGCGTCGCCGGAACCGACCGCGCgccctggccggccggcctcggaTGATGGATCCGTCCGTCCGGCGCAAAAGGAGACGCCAGGAATGTGGTCGTACGTTCGCCGGCTTGGCAGGAGGCCCCGGCCGGTAGTCGcgtacgccgccggccggcAACCTGCTCGATCGATCGCGCGCGCGCCGGATGGAACATGCATGTCATTGGCATCCGATGTGAATGTGATTGCACGCATGCACAGTCGGAGCTGCTAACACCTGCCCGGCTGCCCTTGTGCGAGGGCGACTACGGAGTACGGAGTACCTCTACCTGCTGTGGGCGCCCGGGCATGGCATGTGGCCTCACATGGCCGCCCTGACACCCGTGCCGTCCGCCCGCTGACTCACTCCCCCCGACCCtgaccgccggccggccggccggccagcggtCACGCCACGCAGGCACAGCCCGCGCTCTGCCGCGCCGTGCATCAACGCTAGCTACACTACGGCGCGCGTACCGTACGGTCCACCGGCCGAGCCCCCATGGGCACCAGCACCGTGCTCGCACGAAGCACACATGCCTACACCGTGCTCTGCCGCGCGTAGTGGTAAGCGACCTGGCCTTAGCGGCTCAGCCGGCTCTCGTAGTTCCCTGCCGAGCGAGCTGGGAGCTACCAGCTACGCCGCTACGCGCCGAGACACACGTAGCAGCCTCTCAGGCTTTAGCGGCGggcacggccggccggcccccgcgCCACTGGCCGGTGAGGACCTGATGACTGATGAGGGACTCGCCAGTTGCCATGCCAAGTCTAATCCGTCCCCACGCCACGATCCTACCTACCTACCCGGCCGCCGGGGCGGCCAGAGCTGAGACGGCCGGCCAGCCGGCAAAAAGCCGCCGCGAGGCAGGAGGTCCTGCCTGCAGCAGGTTGCAGCACggggcgctgccgccgcagcagcggaGAGCGCGCGCGTGCAGCGAACCCCGAAAGCCGTTGCTCGTGCCGGCGGCCCCCGTCGGGCGCGGCAGGTTCTTCGCCTCGGACGTGCCTGCGATTGCGAGCCTGTGACTGTGAGCGGCCACGTACGGCTCGTGGTGGCCGCTGCCGCTGGGCATGGCGCGGCTGCAGGCCGCAGCGGCGCGCATTGGGATGGGCGCTGGGCGCTGGCGCGCACCGTACGCCTACGGGTACGGGAACGATACGAAACGAAGCGAAGCTGGCAGGGGAGGAGGCAACGCCGCGACGGGATGGCGACTTGGCGAGCAGGTGTACGTACGGTTGCTGTGCGATCGAGAGCGCCGTATCGCGTATCCTGCGGTCTGGGTGACGACACACCGAGTCACCGATATAGGACGCACGCAGCGTCTGCGTCATGTATTCATGTCGTACCATGAAATCGTGGTGAAATCTGGTTGTGGTGGCAAAACGATCGAATACTCCCTCAACTCTAAATTGtagatcttttttatttttaaaagagAGTTTTTGCAATGCATTCagatatattatattatattatattatattatatctAGGTGCGAAATTAAAACCACGAAGTTAAAAAAAAGCAAAGTGACCTGTAATTTTAATTGATGGGGAGTgggttttttcttttgaagaaaCTCCGGGGCGCGTCTATACATCGTTGCAGATGATGGTTAGGTAAAGCACAGAGCGAACCAGTGTTTTGGACCTCAATTAGGCTAAAGAGAAAAGATTTTGTACATGCAAAGAGAACTGGGATGATAACATCAACCACATGCATACTattttgaaactaaaaaaaGCTATAAGTATTAAACCGAGCATTCAGATTAAATTTGGATAgcaccattatctttcttatgaCAAGAATTTGAAAATAGGACCAAACTTACCTATATTTgcataatattttttaaaaatattttcttttacactaattaattaattttagaTCATGTAAACAAATTATTTAACAACACAAACAAACAATCATTTTGACGAACAAAAAATCAAGCTTAGGTTGCACTTACCTTATTGTTGGAGATGCTTTTGGTATTGTTTGCTTTCGCAGGTTTAGGTTGCACTTGGAGCAAAAGCAAGGTTTGATACCAAGATAGGGCTTACGGGCCTTAACAGAAGCCCAAATCAAGAGGAAACCTTGTCAGGATGGCCCATAGGGCCATAACAACCCctctgctgctggctgctgcgacCGTTTGACCTCTCACCACCATGTACGAGTACGAGTATCTTCCTTGGAGAGAAACCGCCGGGCGCTGGAGCGTTCGGAGAGAGCAGCCGCTGCTGCATTGCCCACCAGGGCAGGGCCATCATCTTTCCGCAGCCACAGCCATAATTGGCGTCCTTGACTCCGGCCTCCGGCGCGTGGGTCCATCGGCAAGACGACAAGCAGTCGTGGCAGAGGCAGAGCTCAGGCCAACAGGCTATCCACAACGGccggagcaaatttgctcctccttctcctcgttTCCCACACTCCCTCACATATTTACTGTCTACAGTGTGTCTACAGTACCAAACAGTACATTTGCTCCTTCGTTTACTCTCTCCACTGTGGACGGTGGCACCATGCGGCAGGCTCATCACGGCCGCAGCAAAGGGAGCATTCCAAACAGGAAGGCCACCTGCAAATCTGTCCACAGGCCGAACACGGAGCTCACCAACCAAGAGTCCAAGAGGCCGGGCTGGGGCGCCGGCGGGCGAGGTCCACGTCCAGCCCCAGCCCCCAGCACGGCCGTGGACGGTGGGACGCATGCCACCGGACCCGGCAAGTGCTAGCCGTGAGCACGTGCCGCTCTGCGCCCGTACTGAAGAGTCACATGCCCTGATGCTGATGCCCCAGCCCCCAGGTCTCGCATTGGCATTGCTCCATGCCCGGACTCCACGTTCTTCCCGATGCGAGAACATACGTACACAGGCAGCAGGTTACGTGAGATCTGAGGAGTAAAATAGAAATAGTCCGGCGCAGCGGGTCACTGCACAGTCACGGGGCAACAACGACAAGAGGTCATttggtatccctgttacagcgCCAGACAAAACGCTGGACCCTAGTTAATCCCTCCTACTGCGGGCCCCCCCCTCAGTCTAATACTACTGCCCTGCCAGTGCAATCAGCGAGTCGGGCCCACGCCAGCCGTGAGTTTGACTGGAACGCTAGGCACGCTCACGTCGTCGTCGGCCTCGGAAAGCACCGCCGGCACAGTCCCCCGGCTCCGTCGCACGCCAGCTAGCAAGCATGCTGCTAGTGCCTAGCGCCAGCCCGGTCCGCCCGACGCGTCTCGTCTCTTCCCCGACGACGGGACGAGACGGCAGGCCGTGCCGCTCTGCCTGTCCGCTGGGCGCTGCTCGCTCTCGATCTCCGTCGCTCGCATGTCGATGCGGATTCTCACTGTTCACTCCGTGGCTTCTCCCGCTCCTTTTCCTTTCGGCCTTGGGCCGGGGACGAGAGTCTAATCATTGGggcctgtttagttcgcgaaaattcTTGAGTTTGCttactgtagcattttcatttttatttattaattAGTGTCCCATCAttgactaattaggctcaaaaaattcatctcatcatttccggctaaactgtgcaattagttattttttaaaactatatttaatgcttcatgtgtccaaaaatttgatATGCTGGGAAATCTTAcaaatttttgagaactaaacatgaccttGTTCTGCCGATTGAGAGAGAATCTCTGCCAATTGGCTCTCCGGTTCCATCTGATCCACGTAAAAAACCTAAAAAGCAATGGTCTTGTTTGGAACGTGCTAAATTTCTAGTATACTAGTGAATAATGAcattttgaccattaattatggtgtcaaacaaaatcaatttacaaaaccaacttcaaaaCCCCCGCGCTAGCGACCCTGAAGAAAATCTAATAAGGTTTTTGACCACACGATTAGAAGATGAcgactgtagcaaatcatcgattaattaccgtcattagattcgtcgcgaaaaattacacacattcctgaaaaaaatttgtaaataaacATCATTTAGTACACTATACatgtgagattcttttttcaaaaaaacatgCGCCCTAGAATTTTAAAATGGCaaacaaggccaatgttgttTCGTCACGATACCAGCAGTTCGACGTCGTCTGATCTGATGCTCTTCGAGCCTTTTCAGCCTCCGGGCGCATAAACAATTATGACACCGCGGCGTGGGTCGCCGTGCCGTGCCCGGCCCGTGAACGAGCGAGCGTGGCGTGGGCGGGTTGCAGTTGAGCTCGCCACGCCCATGCCCGTGGCGAGGACGCGACGCCCTCGACTTGAGACTTGAGAGGACACGGTTGGATCGACCGATGCGACAACGTCGCAAGCGAAGCGAGCAGGCGGCAGGCGGCAGGCGAGACACTTTTCCTAGCGCGAGCTCCGGCGCGGCGTGACGCTGAGGCGGTCCCGCCGGACACGTACGCCCGCGTGCGCACACGAGTCACCGCGCGCCGTACACGCCCGCACGCCGCCCACGTAACGGCGGTGCGGGTACTGGGTACATTACATACGGACTCATATAAACAAGTCGTGGGTCAGTGATCGGCGGCCACTTATCTGCCTTTCCGCTCTCGCAgtcgccggagagggagggagagaaacgGAGAGGCCGCCGCCCGGACGGCCGGCCGAACCGCGGCTGCAGCTGCAACCGGAGGAGCTAGCAGAGGGCAGGTAAGCTGCTATCGCCGGCTGGATCGTCCTGTGGTTTTGGTGGTTGGATTCTGCGGTTGGTTTTACGGATTTGTGTGTGGTACTGAAATGGTAGTAATGGGTATGGGTGAGAGTTGGGCTGATTTTTCATGTATTTTCTTTGGGAGGTCCTAGGATGAATAAAGGGTTGTACAGCCAAATCCCTTTTCTTTGGAAGAGACTTTACAAACTTCTTTCTAGTGctgtttccttcaaaaaaaaaaacttctttcTAGCAGTAGCAGCCAATGCAAGTCTTTCTCTAGCAAAGTTTGAACTGCAAACTCTATTTAGAGGTGGGAAAGAGCGCACCTGCCCCCAAGAATTTGTTCTTTTCCTCTACTCTGCTCCAGCTTTCAGCCTGTAAAAAGATGCCATTTTTGTAGTTCTTGCCGGTTGCCTCGGTTCCCTTTAAATAAGATACTACATTTCTCTCCTAGATACATTCAAGATTGGCCGGCCATTTGATCTCGAGAGCTCAGGTACTGCGCGCGAACACGAAATCGGACTCGGAATCACAGCAATGTCAGGTAACAGCCGCGATTCTTCTCCGCAAAGCTGGTATGTTTCTTGCGGTTCTTGGCTCAAGCAGTGGAACTGACGCCGCGCTGCGCGCTCTGCAGTGAGCCATGCCGACGAGCACGAGATTTCGCTGTGCGACCCCAACTCCGAGGACGACCGGCGCCGCCGGAAGATCGGGTCGTTCCGGCGGAAGGCCATCCACGCGCTCCGGAAGAagcgcggcaggcggcgcgtCACCGACTTCCGCTTCCCCGCCGCCATCTCCATCGAGGACGTCCGCGACGCCGAGGAGGAGCGCGCCGTGGCCGCGTTCCGCGACCGCCTCGCCGCGCACGGCCTCCTGCCCGACAAGCACGACGACTACCACATGATGCTGAGGTTCGATTAGAGAGGGGAGAAAGAGAAACCCTCGTTTTTGCAATTCCCTAATTTGCCACTAGTAAGTTCATGATCAATGCAGGTTTCTGAAGGCCAGGAAGTTCGATTCCGAGAAAGCGACGCAAATGTGGGCGGAGATGCTGAGATGGAGGAAAGAGTTTGGAGCCGACACAATCGTGGAGGTGATCAGAGACTTCGGAGTCacaattttgtttcacaagttgACATACCTCTTTGATTTTTAGTCTGTTCATGTTCAATAACAGGGGTAAATTCTGTCAGGACTTTGAATTCGACGAGCTCGATGACGTGCTCCGGTACTACCCTCAGGGTTACCACGGCGTCGACCGGGAAGGCCGGCCGGTCTACATTGAGAGGCTTGGCAAGGTTGATCCAAACAAGCTCATGCAGATCACTTCGGTGGATCGATACATCAAGTACCATGTGCAGGAGTTCGAGAAGGCTTTTAGGGAGAAGTTCCCTGCTTGCACATTAGCAGCCAAGAGGCACATTGATTCCACTACTACCATATTGGACGTCCATGGCGTGGTATGCTAATGGCACAGTGATCAGTCCACAACATTCAGTTTTCATATGTCAGTGTTGTTGGTACTGTTGGATCGGACATCGATTTGGTTTCTTGCTGCGGTTTCAGGGCTTTAAGAATTTCTCGAAGACTGCAAGGGAGCTTGTTCAACGTATGCAGAGAATAGACAGTGACTACTATCCTGAGGTATATTTGCTTTTCAGTGGATGTggcttttgtttttttgttaaGCAGCCTTTCTAACTGAAGATAATTTGCAGACACTACATCAGATGTATGTTGTGAATGCTGGTAGTGGATTCAAGTTGATCTGGAATAGTGTTAAAGGATTTCTTGACCCGAAAACTTCTTCCAAGATTCATGTAAGCTCCATAGCTCAACATCTAAGGTGATCCATGTTTCATGGACTATGCATGCTACAGGAAAAAGATTTTAGTTATTATTCATTTGTTCAGGTTCTTGGCTCAAACTACCAGAGCAGGCTAATTGAAGTTATTGACTCAAGGTCAGTGCCAACTTATTGTGCCCAGGGACATGTACGTTTAAATTCTTAAGACCCCGTGGTCAGTCTAcaattatttgagaatatatttgTGTTCTGGCAGTGAACTGCCAGAGTTCCTTGGTGGTTCATGCACATGTAGTGAGAAGGGTGGTTGCCTCGGGTCTAACAAAGGGCCATGGAATGATCCTGCCATTTTGAAGGTACCTCAAAATTGCAAATCCATGTCTTATGTATGTGCCTGCTTTTTGAATACATTGTTAGGGCCTGCACAACATAACTAGTGAAATGTTTGGGACAATGCTTTGATCTGGCAGGGGATATGTTTTGTCTCAACATTCAAGTCCTCTTAGAGGACAAAATAGTATGATTGACGCAAGACTTACAAATATGAAATTCCCATTTGTAGCTGATACACAGTATGGGAGGCGGTGGTAGTACGAGAGAAACCAAGCAAATTTCTGACGGTTACGAAAGAAGTGGATCTTCCCTAAGGGCAGAAAACCTGAAGGCAAGGTTCTGAAATTCCAGTTTCTTACACCATACGACTTCTAAAGAGCTTACTACTTCTGAGTTTATGAGGACACTGATGTTAACATataatttcttctggtagcagGGCTTGCTGAGTGACGTATCAAATGCTGAATCTGAGTCAGATGTTGATGATGTTGGTTTGTCAGCCATTGAGAATAGTACCGACCACAGCTTCCTTACCCCAGTTCATGAAGAAGTATGAGTCGTGCTAATTTATGGAATCGTTCTTTACCTTAACTAAAATGAGCTTTGTtttatttgtcccggttgctgTATTATCTTGTATCAACGGTACCTTCTGTGAGCTGATTTTGTTATCAAATGTTTTCTTAGGTTAAGGGATCAGATTCTTCAACCTCTTGTAGTTCTAATAGTAAGCATCTCCTGGATATGAATCCTGGATCTCCTCAGGGCAGCCAACAATTGGAGAGGGTGTCCATTCAGTTGACCTGTCAGAATCATTTTTCCACCTTTGGATGGCTGCATAACTTAGGTACCTGATCTCTTCTTTTGTACTTTGTGATATAAGGTTTGTGCCAGCCAAATATAATTGCTTGACAATAATGGTTGAACTTTTCACTTCATCTTTAGAACAGTAAAATTTGTCCA
This portion of the Panicum virgatum strain AP13 chromosome 2N, P.virgatum_v5, whole genome shotgun sequence genome encodes:
- the LOC120661024 gene encoding phosphatidylinositol/phosphatidylcholine transfer protein SFH8-like isoform X2, with translation MSVSHADEHEISLCDPNSEDDRRRRKIGSFRRKAIHALRKKRGRRRVTDFRFPAAISIEDVRDAEEERAVAAFRDRLAAHGLLPDKHDDYHMMLRFLKARKFDSEKATQMWAEMLRWRKEFGADTIVEDFEFDELDDVLRYYPQGYHGVDREGRPVYIERLGKVDPNKLMQITSVDRYIKYHVQEFEKAFREKFPACTLAAKRHIDSTTTILDVHGVGFKNFSKTARELVQRMQRIDSDYYPETLHQMYVVNAGSGFKLIWNSVKGFLDPKTSSKIHVLGSNYQSRLIEVIDSSELPEFLGGSCTCSEKGGCLGSNKGPWNDPAILKLIHSMGGGGSTRETKQISDGYERSGSSLRAENLKGLLSDVSNAESESDVDDVGLSAIENSTDHSFLTPVHEEVKGSDSSTSCSSNSKHLLDMNHFSTFGWLHNLGNIFLILHGTSAVRTLEDLARGLATVLVRISSLFHFFVCRQETMTGNVHSYAEGEQGNPQTVRDGDMSACLQRLEKLESLCNHMMSKPPDMPQDKELVLLQSLDRIKSLEADLERTKAALQAAMAKQIELEETLQRRSSSVVRRRFCCS
- the LOC120661024 gene encoding phosphatidylinositol/phosphatidylcholine transfer protein SFH6-like isoform X1 produces the protein MSVSHADEHEISLCDPNSEDDRRRRKIGSFRRKAIHALRKKRGRRRVTDFRFPAAISIEDVRDAEEERAVAAFRDRLAAHGLLPDKHDDYHMMLRFLKARKFDSEKATQMWAEMLRWRKEFGADTIVEDFEFDELDDVLRYYPQGYHGVDREGRPVYIERLGKVDPNKLMQITSVDRYIKYHVQEFEKAFREKFPACTLAAKRHIDSTTTILDVHGVGFKNFSKTARELVQRMQRIDSDYYPETLHQMYVVNAGSGFKLIWNSVKGFLDPKTSSKIHVLGSNYQSRLIEVIDSSELPEFLGGSCTCSEKGGCLGSNKGPWNDPAILKLIHSMGGGGSTRETKQISDGYERSGSSLRAENLKGLLSDVSNAESESDVDDVGLSAIENSTDHSFLTPVHEEVKGSDSSTSCSSNSKHLLDMNPGSPQGSQQLERVSIQLTCQNHFSTFGWLHNLGNIFLILHGTSAVRTLEDLARGLATVLVRISSLFHFFVCRQETMTGNVHSYAEGEQGNPQTVRDGDMSACLQRLEKLESLCNHMMSKPPDMPQDKELVLLQSLDRIKSLEADLERTKAALQAAMAKQIELEETLQRRSSSVVRRRFCCS